One segment of Agromyces albus DNA contains the following:
- a CDS encoding NUDIX domain-containing protein: MSTVAEPLADEPVDVPLLGSERVFDGRVWDVRRDAFELGGARIEREYVDHPGAVAVLALDDDDRAFLIKQYRHPVRTREWEIPAGLLDVHGEDPLAAAKRELAEEADLEASEWAVLVDFFTSPGGSDEAIRIYLARGLTATADVFAREDEEADMEIRWVPLDECVDAVLSRRLQNPSLAIGVLAAHTARTRAWQSLGPADAAWPGRSTPRREPAAP; this comes from the coding sequence ATGTCAACCGTGGCTGAACCGCTCGCCGACGAGCCGGTCGACGTGCCCCTGCTCGGCAGCGAGCGGGTGTTCGACGGGCGCGTCTGGGACGTCCGCCGTGACGCGTTCGAGCTCGGCGGCGCACGCATCGAGCGCGAGTACGTCGATCACCCCGGCGCCGTCGCGGTGCTCGCGCTCGACGACGACGACCGCGCGTTCCTGATCAAGCAGTACCGGCATCCGGTGCGCACTCGCGAATGGGAGATCCCCGCGGGGCTGCTCGACGTGCACGGGGAGGATCCGCTCGCCGCGGCGAAGCGCGAGCTCGCCGAGGAGGCCGACCTCGAGGCATCCGAGTGGGCCGTGCTCGTCGACTTCTTCACCTCGCCAGGCGGCAGCGACGAGGCGATCCGCATCTACCTCGCACGCGGACTCACCGCGACCGCCGACGTCTTCGCCCGCGAAGACGAGGAGGCCGACATGGAGATCCGCTGGGTGCCGCTCGACGAGTGCGTCGATGCCGTGCTCTCGCGCCGCCTGCAGAACCCCTCGCTCGCGATCGGGGTGCTCGCCGCGCACACCGCGCGAACCCGTGCATGGCAGAGCCTCGGGCCCGCGGATGCCGCGTGGCCGGGCCGATCGACCCCGCGGCGGGAGCCCGCAGCGCCATGA
- the xerD gene encoding site-specific tyrosine recombinase XerD → MTPATPVDEYLRHLAVERGLARNTITSYRRDLAIYAEWLLARGLDGPGAATEQDLADFVRFLGSERVPPLATSSIARVLSAVRGLHRFLTEEGTIPTDVSRDLRPPKLPMRLPKAIPIEDVEALIAAAGGEEVAELRDTALLELLYATGARVSEAVSLNVDDLVDDEVIRLFGKGGKQRIVPLGSYARRAVDAYLVRARPLLSMRGTSTPALFLGLRGRRMSRQSAWSSIHRAAERAGLAASVSPHTLRHSFATHLLEGGADVRVVQELLGHSSVATTQIYTLVTADTLREMYTAAHPRAR, encoded by the coding sequence ATGACCCCGGCGACGCCGGTCGACGAGTACCTGCGGCACCTCGCCGTGGAACGCGGCCTCGCGCGCAACACCATCACCTCGTACCGGCGCGACCTCGCGATCTACGCCGAGTGGCTGCTCGCCCGCGGCCTCGACGGCCCGGGCGCCGCGACCGAGCAGGACCTCGCCGACTTCGTGCGCTTCCTCGGGTCCGAGCGAGTGCCGCCGCTCGCGACGTCGTCGATCGCGCGAGTGCTCTCGGCCGTGCGGGGCCTGCACCGCTTCCTCACCGAAGAGGGAACGATCCCCACCGATGTCTCGCGCGACCTGCGCCCACCGAAGCTGCCCATGCGGCTGCCCAAGGCGATCCCGATCGAAGACGTCGAGGCGCTCATCGCCGCGGCCGGCGGCGAGGAGGTCGCGGAGCTGCGCGACACCGCCCTGCTCGAGCTGCTCTACGCCACCGGCGCACGCGTCTCCGAAGCCGTGTCCCTGAACGTCGACGACCTCGTGGACGACGAGGTGATCCGCCTCTTCGGCAAGGGCGGCAAGCAACGCATCGTGCCCCTCGGCAGCTACGCCCGGCGCGCCGTCGACGCGTACCTCGTGCGGGCGCGCCCGCTGCTCTCGATGCGCGGCACCTCCACGCCCGCGCTCTTCCTCGGGCTTCGCGGGAGGCGGATGTCGCGACAGTCCGCCTGGTCGTCGATCCACCGCGCCGCCGAGCGGGCCGGGCTCGCGGCATCCGTCTCCCCGCACACCCTGCGGCACTCGTTCGCGACGCATCTGCTCGAAGGCGGAGCCGATGTGCGCGTCGTGCAGGAGCTGCTCGGCCACTCATCGGTGGCGACCACGCAGATCTACACGCTCGTCACAGCTGACACACTCCGGGAGATGTACACCGCGGCCCACCCCCGCGCTCGCTAG
- a CDS encoding ParA family protein, translating into MTYQTHDPADGIASLEPELGPTGRTHRDFPEPAPLTSHGPARIIALCNQKGGVGKTTTTINLGATLAEAGRRVLAVDFDPQGALSAGLGVPTHDVPTIYDLLLSRKFEPADAIQQTGTANLDVIPANIDLSAAEVHLVNEVAREQILAGVLRRVAADYDVILIDCQPSLGLLTVNALTASHGVVIPLECEYFALRGVALLIETIDKVRDRLNPAIELDGILATMYDARTLHSREVLERVVDAFGEQVLETVITRTVKFPDATVAATPITEFAPEHQASKAYRQLARELVFRGAVA; encoded by the coding sequence GTGACGTACCAGACGCACGATCCAGCGGACGGAATCGCTTCGCTGGAGCCGGAGCTCGGTCCCACGGGTCGCACCCACCGCGATTTCCCCGAGCCCGCGCCGCTCACGTCGCACGGGCCCGCTCGCATCATCGCCCTCTGCAACCAGAAGGGCGGCGTCGGCAAGACGACGACGACCATCAACCTCGGCGCCACGCTCGCCGAGGCCGGCCGCCGGGTGCTCGCGGTCGACTTCGACCCGCAGGGCGCGCTCTCGGCGGGGCTCGGCGTGCCGACGCACGACGTACCCACGATCTACGACCTGCTGCTGTCGCGAAAGTTCGAACCGGCTGACGCGATCCAGCAGACCGGCACCGCGAACCTCGACGTGATCCCGGCGAACATCGATCTCTCGGCCGCCGAGGTGCATCTCGTCAACGAGGTCGCCCGAGAGCAGATCCTCGCGGGGGTGCTGCGCCGTGTCGCCGCCGACTACGACGTCATCCTCATCGACTGCCAGCCCTCGCTCGGCCTGCTCACCGTCAACGCGCTCACCGCGAGCCACGGCGTCGTCATTCCGCTCGAGTGCGAGTACTTCGCCCTGCGCGGCGTGGCGCTGCTCATCGAGACCATCGACAAGGTGCGCGACCGGCTGAACCCCGCGATCGAGCTCGACGGCATCCTCGCGACGATGTACGACGCACGCACGCTGCACTCGCGCGAGGTGCTCGAGCGGGTCGTCGACGCCTTCGGCGAGCAAGTGCTCGAGACCGTTATCACGCGCACCGTGAAGTTCCCCGATGCCACGGTCGCCGCGACCCCCATCACCGAGTTCGCCCCCGAGCACCAAGCGTCGAAGGCGTACCGGCAGCTCGCCAGGGAGCTGGTCTTCCGTGGCGCGGTCGCCTGA
- a CDS encoding segregation and condensation protein A, whose protein sequence is MARSPEAASASEERVPGATGTGEDGAAEASDAGFRVALSNFEGPFDLLLSLIAKHELDITEVSLSAVTDEFISYLRGVDSEEELDRASEFLVVAATLLDLKVAGLLPQGELVDAEDVALLEARDLLFARLLQYRAFKEVARWFSTHLEAESSRHPRNVRLEEQFRQRSPELVWTLSAEDFAALATLALTPREIPVVGLDHLHAPLVSIREQAAHVVSILRRGDPVTFRELIAGVGQPGVVVARFLAVLELYRHAAIGFEQIEPLGELTLRWAAETWTDDNLESLGADYDE, encoded by the coding sequence GTGGCGCGGTCGCCTGAGGCGGCTTCGGCTTCCGAGGAACGCGTGCCCGGCGCGACGGGGACCGGAGAAGATGGCGCGGCCGAGGCATCCGACGCGGGATTCCGGGTCGCCCTCTCGAACTTCGAGGGCCCGTTCGACCTGTTGCTCTCGCTCATCGCGAAGCATGAGCTCGACATCACCGAGGTCTCGCTCTCGGCGGTGACCGACGAGTTCATCTCCTACCTGCGCGGTGTCGACTCCGAGGAGGAGCTCGACCGTGCGTCGGAGTTCCTCGTGGTCGCGGCGACCCTGCTCGACCTGAAGGTCGCCGGGCTGCTGCCGCAAGGCGAACTCGTCGACGCCGAAGACGTCGCACTCCTCGAGGCCCGCGACCTGCTCTTCGCCCGCCTGCTCCAGTACCGCGCCTTCAAGGAGGTGGCGCGCTGGTTCTCCACGCACCTCGAAGCCGAGTCGTCGCGGCATCCCCGCAACGTGCGGCTCGAGGAACAGTTCCGCCAGCGTTCGCCCGAGCTCGTCTGGACGCTCAGCGCCGAGGACTTCGCAGCCTTGGCCACCCTCGCGCTCACGCCGAGGGAGATCCCCGTCGTCGGGCTCGACCACTTGCACGCGCCGCTCGTGTCGATCCGCGAGCAAGCGGCCCATGTCGTGTCGATCCTGCGGCGCGGCGACCCCGTGACCTTCCGGGAGCTCATCGCGGGGGTCGGCCAGCCTGGCGTGGTCGTGGCGCGGTTCCTCGCGGTGCTCGAGCTCTACCGTCACGCGGCCATCGGTTTCGAGCAGATCGAGCCGCTCGGCGAGCTGACCCTGCGGTGGGCTGCAGAGACCTGGACTGATGACAACCTCGAAAGCCTTGGAGCGGATTATGACGAGTGA